Proteins encoded by one window of Sphingosinicella sp. BN140058:
- a CDS encoding osmoprotectant NAGGN system M42 family peptidase: MPLPSIDCDYLADQLRRLLAIPSPTGYTDPIVRYLSEELERMGVPYSVTRRGAILALYRGREVEGARAIVSHLDTLGATVKMIKDNGRLELVPVGTWSARAAETTRCTILSDEGAFRGTILPLKASGHTFNEEIDTQPVGWQHVELRIDADCTDRKSVEALGIHIGDHVAIDPGTEFLDNGYIVSRHLDDKAGVAAMLAALKAMVDDRVRVPVDIHFIFTITEEVGSGASAVLLDNVVAMVSIDNGTTAPGQNSAEFGVTIGMADQVGPFDYHLTRKLIRLCAEHDIRHQRDVFRYYRSDSASALEGGADVRTALITFGIDASHSYERIHLHALKSIAELTYLYAASPVEIARDIEELAGLEGFTEQPTDPAPHSHDDPSAHG, translated from the coding sequence CCCATCGTCCGCTATCTTTCCGAGGAATTGGAGAGGATGGGGGTGCCCTACTCCGTCACCCGTCGCGGCGCGATCCTCGCCCTGTATCGCGGACGCGAGGTGGAAGGCGCTCGCGCGATCGTGTCGCATCTCGACACGCTCGGCGCCACCGTGAAGATGATCAAGGACAATGGCCGGCTGGAACTCGTGCCGGTCGGCACCTGGTCGGCGCGCGCGGCCGAGACCACTCGCTGCACCATCCTCAGCGACGAAGGCGCGTTTCGCGGCACGATCCTGCCCCTCAAGGCATCGGGCCACACCTTCAACGAGGAAATCGACACACAACCGGTCGGTTGGCAGCATGTCGAGCTTCGCATCGATGCCGATTGCACCGATCGCAAGAGCGTCGAAGCGCTCGGCATCCACATCGGCGATCATGTTGCGATCGACCCGGGTACCGAATTCCTCGACAACGGCTATATCGTGTCGCGTCATCTGGACGACAAAGCCGGTGTCGCGGCGATGCTCGCCGCGCTGAAGGCTATGGTCGACGATCGGGTGCGCGTGCCCGTAGACATCCACTTCATCTTCACCATCACCGAGGAGGTCGGATCGGGCGCCTCGGCGGTGCTGCTCGACAATGTCGTGGCGATGGTGTCGATCGACAACGGCACCACCGCTCCCGGCCAGAACAGTGCCGAATTCGGGGTGACGATCGGCATGGCGGACCAGGTTGGACCGTTTGATTACCACCTCACCCGCAAGCTCATCCGGCTCTGCGCCGAACACGACATCCGGCACCAGCGCGATGTCTTTCGCTACTATCGCTCCGACAGTGCGTCGGCCCTCGAAGGCGGCGCCGACGTGCGCACCGCGCTGATCACATTCGGCATCGACGCAAGCCACTCTTACGAGCGGATCCATCTCCACGCGCTCAAGTCGATCGCCGAGCTCACCTATCTCTATGCGGCAAGCCCCGTCGAGATCGCGCGCGACATCGAGGAACTGGCGGGTCTCGAAGGCTTCACAGAGCAACCGACCGATCCCGCCCCGCACAGCCACGACGACCCGTCCGCGCACGGGTGA
- a CDS encoding helix-turn-helix domain-containing protein, whose protein sequence is MSALPFLFVRNDAQDEEWKVKAALATAAAAERADDTRRNTRGRLAYLLCELGFQLGRHGGDRDASLPLPRQELSRTLDVPLCKVKRTLALLSLSQVIRIEGDTMRIVDWRRLSSVAQYDPARLEVHEEEDELFASAGAGQEEPSPRLTAAGDPACFV, encoded by the coding sequence GTGTCCGCTCTGCCGTTCCTGTTCGTCCGCAACGATGCCCAGGACGAGGAGTGGAAGGTGAAGGCGGCGCTGGCGACGGCCGCCGCCGCGGAGCGTGCGGACGACACGCGGCGCAATACGCGCGGCCGGTTGGCCTATCTGCTGTGCGAGCTCGGCTTTCAGCTTGGCCGGCATGGGGGGGACCGGGACGCGTCCCTGCCGCTCCCCAGGCAAGAACTGTCGCGCACGCTGGATGTGCCGCTGTGCAAGGTGAAGCGGACCCTGGCGCTGCTCAGCCTCTCCCAGGTGATCCGGATCGAGGGCGACACGATGCGAATCGTCGACTGGCGCCGCCTGAGCAGCGTCGCCCAATATGATCCGGCGCGCCTGGAAGTGCACGAGGAGGAGGATGAACTCTTCGCCAGCGCAGGTGCGGGGCAGGAAGAGCCTTCGCCGCGGCTCACCGCCGCAGGGGATCCGGCCTGCTTCGTCTGA
- a CDS encoding ABC transporter ATP-binding protein, with amino-acid sequence MNSKNKQASSALGVVLAFAWAKWKRRPWLAAAVCGAMSAATVTEIFVPLFAGRMIDALGAGAAGSRSAWAAFVAIALLGTAMVALRHLAWWGVVPLTQATMRETASEAFQRVQRLSSGWHANSFSGSTVRKITRGMWALDTLNDVLLLALLPSVVVLVGTVLLLTLHWPVLGLVMTLGALLYGGLTIILATVVLAPAARLSNQWDTRVGGVLADAIATNAVVKAFGAEDREDQGLSRILQKWSRRTTRTWMLFTWSGTSQLALLWLMRMGVTGTALWLWSAGRASAGEVVYVLTSYLVLHGYLRDIGQHVHQFQRSVNEMEEMVRLHDEPFGVADLPDARPIRVDRGEIVFDHVAFRYGGHLTPLYEGLNVSIPAGQHVALVGRSGSGKTTFVKLIQRLHDVRSGAIRIDGQDIATVLQTSLRRQIAIVPQEPLLFHRSLADNIAYARPDASQAEIEQAASLANAHAFISALPQAYRTLVGERGVKLSGGERQRVALARAFLADAPILVLDEATSSLDSDSEALIQQAIERLLVGRTAIVIAHRLSTVRALDRILVFDQGRIVEDGTHEALLARKDGSYRRMFERQSGSGGAEELLS; translated from the coding sequence ATGAACTCCAAGAACAAGCAGGCGTCCTCCGCACTGGGCGTCGTTCTCGCCTTCGCATGGGCGAAGTGGAAGCGGCGCCCTTGGCTCGCCGCGGCCGTGTGCGGAGCGATGTCGGCAGCGACGGTCACCGAGATCTTCGTCCCGCTGTTCGCCGGGCGGATGATCGATGCCCTCGGCGCCGGCGCCGCCGGCAGCCGGTCGGCCTGGGCCGCGTTCGTCGCGATCGCGTTGCTGGGGACGGCAATGGTGGCGCTTCGCCATCTCGCCTGGTGGGGAGTCGTGCCGTTGACTCAGGCGACTATGCGGGAGACGGCTTCCGAGGCGTTCCAGCGGGTCCAGCGGCTCTCGTCCGGTTGGCATGCGAACAGCTTCTCGGGCTCGACGGTTCGCAAGATCACACGCGGTATGTGGGCGCTCGACACCCTCAACGATGTTCTCTTGCTCGCGCTGCTGCCGTCGGTGGTGGTGCTGGTCGGCACCGTGCTGCTGCTGACCCTGCACTGGCCCGTGCTCGGACTGGTCATGACGCTCGGCGCGTTGCTCTACGGCGGCCTCACGATCATTCTGGCGACGGTGGTTCTTGCGCCCGCGGCGCGCCTGTCGAACCAGTGGGACACCCGGGTAGGCGGCGTGCTGGCCGACGCGATCGCGACCAATGCCGTCGTGAAGGCGTTCGGGGCGGAAGATCGCGAGGATCAGGGCCTGAGCCGCATCCTGCAGAAATGGAGCCGGCGGACGACCCGCACCTGGATGTTGTTCACCTGGAGCGGCACCAGCCAACTGGCCCTGCTGTGGCTGATGCGGATGGGGGTGACCGGGACTGCGCTCTGGCTGTGGTCGGCCGGGCGGGCGAGCGCGGGCGAGGTCGTCTACGTGCTGACGAGCTACCTTGTCCTCCACGGCTATCTTCGCGACATCGGCCAGCACGTTCACCAGTTTCAGCGTTCCGTAAACGAGATGGAGGAGATGGTCCGCCTGCACGACGAACCCTTCGGCGTGGCGGATCTGCCGGATGCCCGGCCGATCCGGGTCGATCGCGGAGAGATCGTCTTCGATCATGTGGCGTTCCGTTATGGTGGGCACCTGACCCCGCTGTACGAGGGGCTGAACGTGTCGATACCTGCCGGCCAACACGTCGCGCTGGTCGGGCGCTCCGGATCGGGCAAGACCACCTTCGTCAAGCTGATCCAGAGACTGCACGACGTCCGTTCGGGCGCGATCCGGATCGACGGCCAGGATATCGCAACGGTGTTGCAGACCTCGCTTCGCCGGCAGATCGCGATCGTGCCGCAGGAGCCGCTGCTGTTTCACCGCAGCCTGGCAGACAACATCGCTTATGCGAGGCCGGACGCAAGCCAGGCGGAGATCGAGCAGGCGGCATCGCTCGCCAACGCCCACGCTTTCATTTCCGCATTGCCGCAAGCCTATCGCACGCTGGTGGGTGAACGGGGCGTCAAGCTCTCCGGGGGCGAACGTCAGCGGGTCGCCCTGGCGAGGGCGTTTCTCGCCGATGCACCCATTCTGGTCCTGGACGAAGCGACGTCGAGTCTCGATTCAGACTCGGAAGCGCTGATCCAGCAGGCGATCGAACGGCTCCTCGTCGGGCGCACCGCGATCGTCATCGCCCATCGCTTGTCGACCGTGCGGGCGCTGGACCGGATCCTGGTCTTCGATCAGGGACGGATCGTGGAGGATGGGACTCATGAAGCGCTGCTGGCCCGGAAGGATGGCTCCTACCGGCGCATGTTCGAACGGCAATCGGGCTCCGGCGGCGCCGAAGAGCTGCTGAGCTAG
- a CDS encoding glutaminase yields MDYQALIEDVLSDVHAYRGTGKVASYIPVLAQADPHKFGMAIALEDGSTFVAGDGEEAFTIQSLSYVFSLALALHHVKSALWNHVGREPAGSPVNSIIQLEIEKGKPRNPLTSSGALVVCDQLIGRRGREEACAELLEFLRTRSGASDIGIDESIAMSESRAGAFNRSLAHFVAAFGNLSNPPEEVLSLYYRQCSVAMSCRQLAQAGLFLAFDGVDPVKGEVVCTPSRARRINALMLTSGHYDNSGDFAFRVGLPGKSAVSGAILAIVPRVGVVSVWSPGLNDAGTSLVGAVALERLVERTGWSIFV; encoded by the coding sequence ATGGACTATCAAGCGCTGATCGAAGACGTTCTGAGCGACGTTCACGCCTATCGCGGAACCGGCAAGGTCGCGTCCTATATTCCCGTGCTCGCCCAGGCGGATCCGCACAAGTTCGGCATGGCGATCGCGCTCGAGGATGGTTCGACCTTCGTCGCGGGTGATGGCGAGGAGGCCTTCACCATCCAGAGCCTCTCCTACGTCTTCAGCCTCGCGCTTGCCCTACACCATGTGAAATCGGCCTTGTGGAACCACGTCGGCCGCGAACCGGCGGGATCCCCGGTGAACTCGATCATCCAGCTCGAGATCGAGAAGGGGAAGCCGCGCAACCCGCTGACCAGTTCCGGCGCCCTGGTGGTCTGCGACCAGCTGATCGGCCGTCGCGGACGCGAGGAGGCCTGCGCCGAACTGCTCGAATTCCTGCGCACGCGATCGGGCGCGTCCGACATCGGCATCGACGAGTCGATCGCGATGTCGGAATCACGCGCGGGTGCGTTCAACCGCAGCCTCGCTCACTTCGTGGCGGCGTTCGGAAATCTTTCCAACCCGCCGGAAGAAGTCCTCTCCCTTTACTACCGCCAGTGTTCGGTCGCGATGAGCTGCCGCCAGCTTGCCCAGGCCGGCCTGTTCCTCGCGTTCGACGGTGTCGATCCGGTGAAGGGGGAAGTGGTCTGCACGCCTTCGCGGGCGCGTCGCATCAACGCACTCATGCTGACCAGCGGCCACTATGACAATAGCGGCGATTTCGCCTTCCGCGTCGGCCTGCCCGGGAAGAGCGCGGTCAGCGGAGCGATCCTCGCGATCGTACCGCGGGTCGGAGTGGTGTCCGTGTGGTCGCCAGGCCTCAACGATGCCGGAACTTCGCTGGTGGGGGCGGTCGCGCTCGAGCGACTGGTCGAGCGAACAGGGTGGTCGATCTTCGTCTGA